One window of Haloarchaeobius salinus genomic DNA carries:
- the tmcA gene encoding tRNA(Met) cytidine acetyltransferase TmcA has protein sequence MDAVDAAHALLAEADATNERRLLVLTGAREACYRVADAVLDAVPVGVSDTVLVGDRDALACRQVEPNRASTLLGTTLSAVVYDAHDTLRPNALGQVVGAVDGGGLLLLLAPDLDDWPDRRDGFDEGLAVPPFGVEDVSGRFRRRFVESLRAHPGIGIVAVGADVGVTDETDGTRVVDDGLTNPAPRLVDSREPENEPPVPVGHWFPRETYEACLTADQVEAVHGFEFLVGGVDDQREPRALVVESDRGRGKSSAAGLAAGAAAADGQDVLVTAPNRRNAAEVFDRVRELLEALGAGGEHPDPGTHLVTTSGGAVRYESPRIAAEAAAEPDLLVVDEAAALSVRLLDATLAADRVAYASTVHGYEGAGRGFSVRFREHLDESDHEVRECRLAEPIRYAAGDPVEVWSFDALGLDARPPVPEIVADATPDSVSYERIDGDDLLADPTLLRETFGLLVLAHYRTEPDDLARLLDAPNLTVRALTHGGHVVSVALLAREGDLDDETIAGMYEGDRIRGNMIPDVLVSQVRDEAAAAPVGYRVVRIATHHAVRSAGLGSRLLDEVRAEFAESVDWLGVAYGATARLVRFWERNDYAAVHYSTTRNDVSGQYSVVMLDPCSEAGAALADRHGDWFARRVGGQLTDSLDDADPEEVRAALAACDGDLDLSLTEHEWRMVAGAAYGTGLFDVDPAPFRELVVKHLVDPDHAVELTDRQVRVLVERALQARDWSTVADDCGFHSPGQCMRALGDALVPLCDAYGGEVADEERERHG, from the coding sequence ATGGACGCAGTCGACGCCGCGCATGCGCTGCTCGCAGAGGCCGACGCGACGAACGAGCGACGCCTGCTCGTGCTGACCGGCGCACGCGAGGCCTGCTACCGGGTCGCCGACGCCGTGCTCGACGCGGTCCCGGTCGGCGTCTCCGACACCGTGCTCGTCGGCGACCGCGACGCGCTCGCGTGTCGGCAGGTCGAACCGAACCGGGCGTCGACGCTGCTCGGAACGACGCTCTCGGCGGTCGTCTACGACGCCCACGACACGCTCCGGCCGAACGCACTCGGGCAGGTCGTCGGCGCGGTCGACGGGGGCGGCCTCCTCCTGCTGCTCGCGCCGGACCTCGACGACTGGCCGGACCGTCGCGACGGCTTCGACGAGGGGCTCGCGGTCCCGCCGTTCGGCGTCGAGGACGTCTCCGGACGCTTCAGGCGACGGTTCGTCGAGAGCCTCCGTGCACACCCCGGAATCGGTATCGTCGCGGTCGGCGCGGACGTTGGTGTCACCGACGAGACGGACGGGACGCGGGTCGTCGACGACGGCCTGACGAACCCCGCACCGCGGCTGGTCGACAGCCGCGAGCCCGAGAACGAGCCCCCGGTTCCGGTCGGACACTGGTTCCCGCGCGAGACGTACGAGGCGTGCCTGACCGCGGACCAGGTCGAGGCCGTCCACGGGTTCGAGTTCCTGGTGGGTGGGGTCGACGACCAGCGCGAACCGCGCGCGCTCGTCGTCGAGTCCGACCGCGGCCGCGGGAAATCGAGCGCCGCCGGCCTCGCAGCGGGCGCAGCGGCCGCCGACGGACAGGACGTGCTCGTCACCGCGCCGAATCGCCGGAACGCCGCGGAGGTGTTCGACCGCGTCCGCGAACTCCTCGAGGCGCTCGGCGCGGGCGGCGAGCACCCCGACCCCGGAACCCACCTGGTCACGACATCCGGTGGCGCGGTCCGGTACGAATCGCCACGAATCGCCGCCGAGGCGGCCGCCGAACCGGACCTGCTCGTCGTCGACGAGGCCGCGGCCCTCTCGGTCCGACTCCTCGATGCGACCCTCGCCGCCGACCGGGTCGCCTACGCCTCGACGGTCCACGGCTACGAGGGCGCGGGACGGGGCTTCTCGGTGCGCTTCCGCGAGCACCTCGACGAGAGCGACCACGAGGTCCGCGAGTGCCGGCTCGCCGAGCCCATCCGCTACGCGGCCGGCGATCCCGTCGAGGTCTGGTCGTTCGACGCGCTCGGGCTGGACGCCAGACCGCCGGTCCCAGAGATCGTCGCGGACGCCACGCCCGATTCGGTCAGCTACGAGCGCATCGACGGCGACGACCTGCTCGCGGACCCGACGCTCCTTCGCGAGACGTTCGGCCTGCTCGTGCTCGCACACTACCGTACCGAACCCGACGACCTCGCGCGACTGCTCGACGCGCCGAACCTGACGGTGCGCGCGCTGACCCACGGGGGCCACGTCGTCAGCGTCGCGCTGCTCGCCCGCGAGGGCGACCTCGACGACGAGACCATCGCCGGGATGTACGAGGGCGACCGCATCCGCGGGAACATGATCCCCGACGTGCTCGTGAGTCAGGTCCGCGACGAGGCCGCCGCCGCTCCCGTCGGGTACCGCGTCGTCCGCATCGCCACGCACCACGCCGTCCGCTCGGCGGGGCTGGGTTCGCGGCTGCTCGACGAGGTCAGGGCCGAGTTCGCCGAGAGCGTGGACTGGCTCGGCGTCGCCTACGGCGCGACGGCCCGCCTCGTCCGGTTCTGGGAGCGCAACGACTACGCCGCCGTCCACTACTCCACCACCCGGAACGACGTGAGCGGCCAGTACTCCGTCGTCATGCTCGACCCCTGCTCCGAGGCGGGCGCAGCCCTCGCGGACCGCCACGGCGACTGGTTCGCCCGCCGCGTCGGCGGCCAGCTCACGGACTCGCTGGACGACGCCGACCCCGAGGAGGTGCGCGCCGCGCTCGCGGCCTGCGACGGCGACCTCGACCTCTCGCTCACCGAGCACGAGTGGCGGATGGTCGCCGGCGCGGCCTACGGCACCGGCCTGTTCGACGTCGACCCCGCGCCGTTCCGCGAACTGGTCGTCAAACACCTCGTCGACCCCGACCACGCGGTCGAGCTGACCGACCGACAGGTGCGCGTCCTGGTCGAGCGCGCGCTCCAGGCGCGGGACTGGTCGACGGTCGCCGACGACTGCGGATTCCACTCCCCCGGCCAGTGCATGCGCGCCCTCGGCGACGCGCTCGTCCCGCTCTGTGACGCCTACGGCGGCGAGGTGGCCGACGAGGAGCGCGAGCGGCACGGTTGA
- a CDS encoding GNAT family N-acetyltransferase codes for MKLTDKLSFDHEDRERIYEYVESHGTVERDSLHRALNLDPRAVRHHVAILKRDGYLTDTGGELKVAFEDEAAAEEHTSDDLDFVIRQARQEDLAGLVGAIRAVASSGDYIVAESVADVLDHEEVLLRHNELESRMFFVATVGDEVVGWVHIRAPELAKLSHTAELTVGVLAEYRRHDIGSHLLERGVGWAASNGYEKIYNSVPATNEAAITFLEGHGWETEAVREDHYRIDEDYVDEVMLATTV; via the coding sequence ATGAAACTCACTGACAAGCTGAGCTTCGACCACGAGGACAGGGAGCGCATCTACGAGTACGTCGAGAGCCACGGCACGGTAGAACGCGACTCGCTCCACCGGGCGCTGAACCTCGACCCGCGAGCGGTGCGACACCACGTGGCCATCCTGAAGCGCGACGGCTACCTCACCGACACCGGCGGCGAACTGAAGGTCGCCTTCGAGGACGAGGCAGCCGCCGAGGAGCACACCTCAGACGACCTCGACTTCGTCATCCGACAGGCGCGACAGGAGGACCTCGCCGGGCTCGTCGGAGCCATCCGGGCGGTCGCCAGCAGCGGCGACTACATCGTCGCCGAATCCGTGGCCGACGTGCTCGACCACGAGGAGGTACTGCTCCGGCACAACGAGCTGGAGTCGCGCATGTTCTTCGTCGCGACGGTCGGCGACGAGGTCGTCGGCTGGGTCCACATCCGTGCGCCGGAGCTGGCGAAGCTGTCCCACACCGCCGAGCTGACAGTCGGCGTGCTCGCCGAGTACCGCCGGCACGACATCGGCTCGCACCTGCTCGAGCGCGGCGTCGGCTGGGCCGCCTCGAACGGCTACGAGAAGATCTACAACTCCGTCCCGGCGACCAACGAGGCCGCGATCACGTTCCTCGAGGGGCACGGCTGGGAGACGGAGGCGGTGCGCGAGGACCACTACAGGATCGACGAGGACTACGTCGACGAAGTGATGCTGGCGACGACGGTCTGA
- a CDS encoding VIT1/CCC1 transporter family protein, with protein MLEILLGDDVDDTGRYLAEVIYGTNDGIVTTFAVVSGVAGAALNPGIVLVLGAANLFADGFSMGMSNYLSRRSEMDYRATVEGESDGPADGGKSPASTAFVTFLAFVVAGWAPLLPYIFELEPAFPISIAVTGLAFFVVGASRSLVTSRSWYWNGGEMFVVGMAAATVAYAVGDLLKGLA; from the coding sequence ATGCTCGAGATCCTCCTCGGCGACGACGTCGACGACACCGGCCGGTACCTCGCGGAGGTCATCTACGGCACGAACGACGGCATCGTCACGACGTTCGCCGTCGTCTCGGGCGTCGCCGGGGCGGCGCTCAACCCGGGCATCGTCCTCGTGCTCGGGGCGGCGAACCTGTTCGCGGACGGCTTCTCGATGGGGATGAGCAACTACCTGAGCCGCCGTTCCGAGATGGACTACCGGGCGACGGTCGAGGGGGAGTCTGACGGTCCGGCCGACGGCGGGAAGTCGCCGGCGAGCACGGCCTTCGTGACGTTCCTCGCGTTCGTCGTCGCCGGCTGGGCACCGTTGCTCCCGTACATCTTCGAGCTCGAACCGGCGTTCCCCATCTCCATCGCGGTGACCGGGCTGGCGTTCTTCGTCGTCGGTGCGAGCCGGAGCCTCGTGACGAGCCGGTCGTGGTACTGGAACGGCGGCGAGATGTTCGTCGTCGGGATGGCCGCCGCGACGGTCGCCTACGCCGTCGGCGATCTCCTGAAGGGACTGGCCTGA
- a CDS encoding FAD-dependent monooxygenase produces MTDREHYEAVVVGAGPGGAAAAARLADHGVETLVLERGVDAGSKNVSGGLIYAEQSAPYTVDDLFPGFREEASERPITDYKMDNIAGNQVKTYDLTPLHENDTLWCDSVLRRKMDSWMAEQVHEKCRESGGGLLTDVRVNGLLREDGEIVGVTCDELDDIEADVVIAADGVNSELAREAGLMDWDEPEEWFQGVKAVVDCPDGFVQETFDVDEDEGVARLFSGDLFQDARGGGFMYTNQDTLSIGTVFHLDSIVEERAETHELLDALLTHPHLSNWLPEEYDEIEYSAKLVPDSKKVALKQPHRDRLLLVGDAAGQMQAQGPIIKGMNHAVTAGALAADAYVTARGRSGETAGQRYTTLLDQEGVMDKLRPKSYDWTSGISEHPAMASVMETVAKSPVGRAVLRTGAAESMVEKAFNSPRLLSMLPDIKPAYVTIPTLIGEEQGAPVSGESTVEPPSLEERIGDLSYNTDIGNPHIEVLDNSWEASGMAVTACPVSAEDFGGGCYRSETVGTNGSEERVVSLDTQPCVECGTCAVVADTKWEHPRGGKGVEYEQG; encoded by the coding sequence ATGACTGACCGCGAGCACTACGAGGCGGTCGTCGTCGGTGCTGGACCCGGTGGGGCCGCAGCAGCCGCCCGGCTCGCCGACCACGGCGTCGAGACGCTCGTCCTCGAACGCGGCGTCGACGCCGGTTCGAAGAACGTCTCCGGCGGACTCATCTACGCCGAGCAGTCCGCGCCGTACACCGTCGACGACCTGTTCCCCGGGTTCCGCGAGGAGGCCAGCGAGCGCCCCATCACGGACTACAAGATGGACAACATCGCGGGGAACCAGGTCAAGACGTACGACCTGACGCCGCTGCACGAGAACGACACGCTCTGGTGCGATTCGGTACTCCGCCGGAAGATGGACTCGTGGATGGCCGAGCAGGTCCACGAGAAGTGCCGCGAGAGCGGCGGCGGCCTGCTGACCGACGTGCGGGTCAACGGCCTGCTCCGCGAGGACGGCGAGATCGTCGGCGTCACCTGCGACGAGCTGGACGACATCGAGGCCGACGTGGTCATCGCGGCCGACGGCGTCAACTCCGAGCTGGCCCGCGAGGCCGGCCTGATGGACTGGGACGAGCCCGAGGAGTGGTTCCAGGGCGTCAAGGCCGTGGTCGACTGCCCCGACGGCTTCGTCCAGGAGACGTTCGACGTCGACGAGGACGAGGGCGTCGCCAGGCTGTTCTCGGGCGACCTGTTCCAGGACGCCCGCGGCGGCGGGTTCATGTACACGAACCAGGACACGCTCTCCATCGGGACCGTGTTCCACCTCGACAGCATCGTCGAGGAGCGCGCCGAGACCCACGAGCTGCTCGACGCGCTGTTGACCCACCCGCACCTCTCGAACTGGCTGCCCGAGGAGTACGACGAGATCGAGTACTCCGCGAAGCTGGTGCCCGACTCGAAGAAGGTGGCGCTCAAGCAGCCCCACCGCGACCGCCTGCTGCTCGTCGGGGACGCCGCCGGGCAGATGCAGGCCCAGGGCCCCATCATCAAGGGGATGAACCACGCTGTCACGGCCGGTGCGCTCGCCGCCGACGCGTACGTGACCGCTCGCGGTCGCTCCGGCGAGACCGCCGGCCAGCGGTACACCACGCTGCTCGACCAGGAGGGCGTGATGGACAAGCTCCGGCCGAAGAGCTACGACTGGACGAGCGGCATCAGCGAGCATCCGGCGATGGCGAGCGTCATGGAGACGGTCGCGAAGTCGCCGGTCGGCCGCGCCGTGTTGCGGACCGGTGCCGCCGAGTCGATGGTCGAGAAGGCGTTCAACTCACCGCGCCTGCTGTCGATGCTGCCGGACATCAAGCCGGCCTACGTCACCATCCCGACGCTCATCGGCGAGGAGCAAGGTGCGCCGGTCAGCGGCGAGAGCACGGTCGAGCCGCCGAGCCTGGAGGAGCGCATCGGCGACCTGAGCTACAACACCGACATCGGCAACCCGCACATCGAGGTGCTCGACAACTCGTGGGAAGCCAGCGGCATGGCGGTCACTGCCTGCCCGGTCAGCGCCGAGGACTTCGGCGGCGGCTGCTACCGCTCGGAGACCGTCGGCACGAACGGCAGCGAGGAGCGTGTCGTGAGCCTCGACACGCAGCCCTGCGTCGAGTGCGGGACCTGCGCCGTCGTCGCCGACACGAAGTGGGAGCACCCACGCGGCGGCAAGGGCGTCGAGTACGAGCAGGGCTGA
- a CDS encoding electron transfer flavoprotein subunit alpha/FixB family protein, with protein sequence MAKINPGEYTIAELGPELKDVEDVDELEAILEAEKEGENRTGAVTLIESRIDKFSEDDEEADAGDVDPSDMSVADIGNAVRDIDEVDELEALLEAEEAGEDRDSAKNLIQKRIDDLSETEDGGDGEAVEAETPEERHPDLDHPTNDKRHVRAIEDGTYEDMWVYCETQRGDLLDVSREMLGKARELMDQYEDDYGGDEQVVAVLIGDDVEKHTEECIELGADVVVTAEDERLERFRHKPYTRIFSDMARWGGDPGEGNPDPADWRDYDEPRYVLFPATNNGRDLSALVQAELDSGLASDCSGLYIEDAEISNPVKTGEPGTTKTFDRILHMKRPDFSGFEYSTILCIDNPHRDFHPQGGSVIPGSFEVPDRDPDREGEVVEWDGDIDDGWFHVEVTDHDVLDEGVDLTGNEVVVAMGRGIGADPTRGMELGVELADCFEEADVGVTRGIVTGSYQFDANVEPYTKEERQIGETGQIVAPDLYIAAGISGAIQHKVGMDDSDVIVSINTDPDARIRDFSDYFIEGDLFDVLPGLIDAVESGDVSEALAEAAAPGGGGDD encoded by the coding sequence ATGGCGAAAATCAACCCCGGCGAGTACACCATCGCCGAACTCGGCCCCGAGCTGAAGGACGTCGAGGACGTCGACGAGCTCGAGGCCATCCTCGAAGCCGAGAAGGAGGGCGAGAACCGCACCGGCGCGGTGACGCTCATCGAGAGCCGCATCGACAAGTTCAGCGAGGACGACGAGGAGGCCGACGCCGGCGACGTCGACCCGAGCGACATGAGCGTCGCCGACATCGGCAACGCGGTCCGCGACATCGACGAGGTCGACGAACTGGAGGCCCTCCTGGAAGCGGAGGAGGCCGGCGAGGACAGGGACAGCGCCAAGAACCTCATCCAGAAGCGCATCGACGATCTCAGCGAGACCGAGGACGGCGGTGACGGGGAAGCGGTCGAGGCGGAGACGCCCGAGGAGCGCCACCCAGACCTCGACCACCCGACGAACGACAAGCGCCACGTCCGGGCCATCGAGGACGGCACCTACGAGGACATGTGGGTGTACTGCGAGACCCAGCGTGGCGACCTGCTCGACGTCTCCCGGGAGATGCTCGGGAAGGCCCGCGAGCTGATGGACCAGTACGAGGACGACTACGGTGGCGACGAGCAGGTGGTCGCGGTGCTCATCGGCGACGACGTCGAGAAGCACACCGAGGAGTGCATCGAACTCGGCGCGGACGTGGTCGTCACCGCCGAGGACGAGCGTCTCGAACGCTTCCGGCACAAGCCGTACACCCGCATCTTCTCTGACATGGCGCGCTGGGGCGGCGACCCCGGCGAGGGCAACCCCGACCCGGCGGACTGGCGCGACTACGACGAGCCGCGCTACGTCCTGTTCCCGGCGACGAACAACGGGCGGGACCTCTCCGCGCTCGTGCAGGCCGAGCTCGACTCCGGGCTCGCCTCGGACTGCTCCGGCCTGTACATCGAGGACGCCGAGATCTCGAACCCCGTGAAGACGGGCGAGCCTGGCACGACGAAGACGTTCGACCGCATCCTGCACATGAAGCGGCCGGACTTCTCCGGCTTCGAGTACTCGACCATCCTCTGCATCGACAACCCGCACCGGGACTTCCACCCGCAGGGCGGCTCGGTCATCCCGGGCAGCTTCGAGGTGCCGGACCGGGACCCCGACCGCGAGGGCGAGGTCGTCGAGTGGGACGGCGATATCGACGACGGCTGGTTCCACGTCGAGGTCACCGACCACGACGTGCTCGACGAGGGCGTCGACCTCACCGGCAACGAGGTCGTCGTCGCCATGGGCCGTGGCATCGGCGCGGACCCCACGAGGGGGATGGAGCTCGGCGTCGAGCTCGCCGACTGCTTCGAGGAGGCCGACGTGGGCGTCACCCGCGGCATCGTCACTGGCTCGTACCAGTTCGACGCGAACGTCGAGCCGTACACGAAGGAGGAGCGCCAGATCGGCGAGACCGGCCAGATCGTCGCGCCCGACCTCTACATCGCCGCCGGTATCTCCGGCGCGATCCAGCACAAGGTCGGGATGGACGACTCCGACGTCATCGTCTCCATCAACACCGACCCCGATGCGCGAATCAGGGACTTCTCGGACTACTTCATCGAGGGGGACCTGTTCGACGTGCTGCCCGGGCTCATCGACGCCGTCGAGAGCGGCGACGTGAGCGAGGCACTTGCCGAGGCCGCGGCTCCCGGAGGTGGTGGCGATGACTGA
- a CDS encoding electron transfer flavoprotein subunit beta/FixA family protein — translation MEIAVLTKGVPDFREGQVSFDEDGHLERGKTPTVMNPNDKFALRAALQTKVRHGGNVTLCSMGPPGYDNILEEGMRDVYADDLVLVSDREFAAADTWATAITLTTAMEHMDREPDVVFAGFKTADGETGHTGPQTCWGLDRPILTHVISLDIEPENDVVRAKRLVEGDVDEIETVEAPLPCVVVTDPEFEPTYRRAAHRLELKDLREQTKERAENYEDHLTMWNHEELNLDPDFVGLDGSPTIVSSVDPIPKAPSEREATMVTPDDEEGMEQVLEEMTPFAGGD, via the coding sequence ATGGAGATAGCAGTACTCACAAAGGGGGTCCCCGACTTCCGAGAGGGCCAGGTGTCCTTCGACGAGGACGGCCACCTCGAGCGCGGGAAGACCCCGACGGTGATGAACCCGAACGACAAGTTCGCTCTGCGCGCAGCCCTGCAGACGAAGGTGCGCCACGGCGGGAACGTCACGCTCTGCAGCATGGGGCCGCCGGGCTACGACAACATCCTGGAGGAGGGGATGCGCGACGTGTACGCCGACGACCTCGTCCTGGTGTCGGACCGGGAGTTCGCCGCCGCCGACACCTGGGCGACGGCCATCACGCTGACCACGGCCATGGAACACATGGACCGCGAGCCGGACGTGGTGTTCGCGGGCTTCAAGACAGCCGACGGCGAGACGGGCCACACCGGCCCGCAGACGTGCTGGGGGCTGGACCGACCCATCCTCACGCACGTCATCTCGCTCGACATCGAGCCCGAGAACGACGTGGTGCGTGCGAAGCGCCTCGTCGAGGGTGACGTGGACGAGATCGAGACCGTCGAGGCACCGCTGCCCTGCGTCGTCGTCACCGACCCCGAGTTCGAGCCGACGTACCGTCGCGCGGCGCACCGGCTGGAGCTGAAGGACCTGCGCGAGCAGACGAAAGAGCGCGCGGAGAACTACGAGGACCACCTCACGATGTGGAACCACGAGGAGCTGAACCTCGACCCCGACTTCGTCGGACTGGACGGCTCGCCGACCATCGTCTCGTCGGTCGACCCCATCCCGAAGGCACCCTCGGAGCGCGAGGCGACGATGGTGACGCCGGACGACGAGGAGGGGATGGAACAGGTGCTCGAGGAGATGACGCCGTTCGCGGGGGGTGACTGA
- a CDS encoding 4Fe-4S dicluster domain-containing protein yields MPIDPNFEENRELVDEHNGHDVWGPVEEPETLGIHGTHVAVDFDICLADGACLEDCPVDVFEWVDTPGHPESEIKADPANEAQCIDCMLCVDVCPVDAIDVDAGRQGRA; encoded by the coding sequence ATGCCCATTGACCCGAACTTCGAGGAGAACCGTGAACTAGTCGACGAGCACAACGGCCACGACGTGTGGGGGCCGGTCGAGGAGCCGGAGACGCTCGGTATCCACGGCACCCACGTCGCGGTGGACTTCGACATCTGTCTCGCCGACGGCGCGTGTCTCGAGGACTGCCCTGTCGACGTGTTCGAGTGGGTGGACACCCCGGGCCACCCCGAGTCCGAGATCAAGGCAGACCCGGCGAACGAGGCCCAGTGTATCGACTGCATGCTCTGTGTCGACGTCTGCCCGGTCGACGCGATCGACGTGGACGCAGGACGGCAGGGGCGTGCATAG
- a CDS encoding DUF456 family protein yields MDVTAPLAGVDPVLVVALVLLVAGIVGSVIPSMPGPLLSVAGVLAFWLWGDGLGTFVALGLVAVGLFAVVADLLADAVSARVGGASWRTTALAGVVGLVLLFVTGPLGVVVGVVGTVFALEYWDTEDHRHAARAAATTSLGILASAVVQVLLTLSMLLGFGLFVFVW; encoded by the coding sequence ATGGACGTCACCGCCCCCCTCGCCGGTGTCGACCCGGTGCTCGTCGTCGCCCTGGTCCTCCTGGTCGCCGGCATCGTCGGTAGCGTGATCCCATCGATGCCCGGCCCGTTGCTCTCCGTCGCGGGCGTGCTCGCCTTCTGGCTCTGGGGCGACGGACTCGGCACGTTCGTCGCGCTCGGACTCGTCGCCGTCGGGCTGTTCGCCGTCGTCGCTGACCTGCTCGCCGACGCCGTCTCCGCCCGCGTGGGCGGCGCGTCCTGGCGGACGACGGCGCTCGCAGGCGTGGTCGGCCTCGTCTTGTTGTTCGTCACCGGCCCGCTCGGCGTCGTCGTCGGCGTCGTCGGTACGGTCTTCGCGCTGGAGTACTGGGACACCGAGGACCACCGTCACGCCGCCCGCGCCGCCGCGACGACCAGTCTCGGCATCCTCGCGAGCGCGGTCGTGCAGGTCCTGCTGACGCTGTCGATGCTGCTCGGCTTCGGCCTGTTCGTCTTCGTCTGGTAG
- a CDS encoding glutamate--tRNA ligase, whose product MDDSLREQVEREAEKHALFNAIKHESDAAVGAVMGPLMGENPAFREHGDEVPGVVGGVCGRVNQMSHDEKRERLGELAPDLLEELDSEDEGEEHTLPDLDNAEEYDQIRMRCAPNPNGPWHVGHARMPAVIGTYRERYDGWFCVRFDDTDPETKRPDMDAYDGILEDIRYLGFEPDEVLKASDRMETYYEHARELVEMGGAYTCSCPQGEFSDLKNSGQACPHREKDAETTMAEFEDMIAGEYSSGEMVLRVKTDIEHKNPALRDWVAFRMIDTPHPRTEAAEYRCWPMLDFQSGIDDHLVGITHIIRGIDLQDSAKRQRFVYDYFGWEYPEVVHWGHVQVDAYDVTMSTSTIKELIDAGELDGWDDPRAPTIKSLRRRGIRGDAIVDSMIELGTSTSNVDLAMSSVYSKNRDLVDDGADRQFLVRGGTELGIVGGAPEFGEPPVHPDHEDRGVREIPVGSAVLLEPDDLPEREERVWLKGLGCFRFTRDALQYTGDDISAVREEGVDVVHWVPADDNEPVELWTMDGVVTGYAEPGFRDQPVDAMVQFERVGFARVDAHDEDGSVAYFAHE is encoded by the coding sequence ATGGACGATTCGCTACGCGAGCAGGTCGAGCGAGAGGCCGAGAAGCACGCCCTGTTCAACGCGATCAAGCACGAGAGCGACGCCGCCGTCGGCGCGGTGATGGGACCGCTGATGGGCGAGAACCCCGCGTTCCGCGAGCACGGCGACGAGGTCCCCGGCGTGGTCGGGGGCGTCTGTGGCCGCGTCAACCAGATGAGCCACGACGAGAAGCGCGAGCGGCTGGGCGAGCTCGCGCCCGACCTCCTGGAGGAGCTCGACAGCGAGGACGAGGGCGAGGAGCACACGCTGCCGGACCTCGACAACGCCGAGGAGTACGACCAGATCCGGATGCGCTGTGCGCCGAACCCGAACGGCCCGTGGCACGTCGGCCACGCGCGGATGCCGGCCGTCATCGGGACGTACAGGGAGCGCTACGACGGCTGGTTCTGCGTCCGGTTCGACGACACCGACCCCGAGACGAAGCGCCCGGACATGGACGCGTACGACGGGATTCTGGAGGACATCCGGTACCTCGGCTTCGAGCCCGACGAGGTCCTGAAGGCGAGCGACCGGATGGAGACGTACTACGAGCACGCTCGGGAACTCGTCGAGATGGGCGGCGCGTACACCTGTTCGTGTCCGCAGGGCGAGTTCTCCGACCTGAAGAACAGCGGGCAGGCGTGCCCGCACCGCGAGAAGGACGCCGAGACGACGATGGCGGAGTTCGAGGACATGATCGCCGGGGAGTACAGCTCCGGCGAGATGGTCCTGCGGGTGAAGACCGACATCGAGCACAAGAACCCCGCACTCCGTGACTGGGTCGCGTTCCGGATGATAGACACGCCGCATCCCCGCACGGAGGCCGCGGAGTACCGCTGCTGGCCGATGCTCGACTTCCAGTCCGGCATCGACGACCACCTCGTCGGCATCACGCACATCATCCGCGGCATCGACCTGCAGGACTCCGCGAAGCGCCAGCGGTTCGTCTACGACTACTTCGGCTGGGAGTACCCCGAGGTCGTCCACTGGGGCCACGTCCAGGTCGACGCCTACGACGTGACGATGTCCACCTCGACCATCAAGGAGCTCATCGACGCCGGCGAGCTCGACGGCTGGGACGACCCGCGCGCGCCGACCATCAAGAGCCTCCGGCGGCGGGGCATCCGCGGCGATGCCATCGTCGACTCGATGATCGAACTCGGCACCTCGACGTCGAACGTCGACCTCGCGATGTCGTCGGTGTACTCGAAGAACCGCGACCTCGTCGACGACGGGGCGGACCGGCAGTTCCTCGTGCGCGGCGGCACGGAACTCGGCATCGTCGGCGGCGCACCCGAGTTCGGCGAGCCGCCGGTCCACCCGGACCACGAGGACCGGGGCGTCCGCGAGATCCCGGTCGGCTCCGCGGTGCTGCTCGAACCCGACGACCTGCCGGAGCGCGAGGAGCGCGTCTGGCTGAAGGGGCTGGGCTGCTTCCGGTTCACCCGCGATGCGCTCCAGTACACCGGCGACGACATCTCGGCGGTGCGCGAGGAGGGCGTCGACGTGGTCCACTGGGTGCCGGCGGACGACAACGAGCCGGTCGAGCTGTGGACGATGGACGGCGTCGTGACCGGGTACGCGGAACCCGGCTTCCGCGACCAGCCGGTCGATGCGATGGTGCAGTTCGAGCGCGTCGGCTTCGCCCGCGTCGACGCCCACGACGAGGACGGCTCCGTGGCGTACTTCGCCCACGAGTAG